From a single Scomber japonicus isolate fScoJap1 chromosome 12, fScoJap1.pri, whole genome shotgun sequence genomic region:
- the LOC128369474 gene encoding histone H3 — protein MARTKQTARKSTGGKAPRKQLATKAARKSAPATGGVKKPHRYRPGTVALREIRRYQKSTELLIRKLPFQRLVREIAQDFKTDLRFQSSAVMALQEASEAYLVGLFEDTNLCAIHAKRVTIMPKDIQLARRIRGERA, from the coding sequence ATGGCAAGAACCAAGCAGACCGCCCGTAAATCTACCGGAGGCAAAGCCCCCAGGAAGCAGCTGGCCACCAAGGCTGCCCGTAAGAGCGCCCCGGCCACCGGTGGAGTCAAGAAGCCCCATCGTTACAGGCCCGGTACCGTGGCTCTCAGAGAGATCCGTCGTTACCAGAAATCCACCGAGCTGCTGATCCGCAAGCTGCCCTTCCAGCGTCTGGTCAGAGAAATCGCTCAGGACTTCAAGACCGACCTGCGCTTCCAGAGCTCCGCTGTCATGGCTCTGCAGGAGGCCAGCGAGGCTTACCTGGTCGGTCTGTTCGAGGACACCAACCTGTGCGCCATCCACGCCAAGAGGGTCACCATCATGCCCAAAGATATCCAGCTGGCCCGCCGCATCCGTGGAGAGAGAGCATAA